A region of the Acidobacteriota bacterium genome:
TCAGAAGCCATAGCCACGGTTTCGGTCTCATGACGTGTCCTCCCGCGAATGTGTGGTCGTAAAAAAAAAGGCCGACACTCCCTCAGACATCTTTGGCGGGGATTTGTTTCAGCCGGAAATGGCCGGCGGCGTCCAGGTTTCCCGCAGCCATTCATACGACAACGGTTATCCTGGTCCGTCCCCGCTGGAGAGTCTTTGGTGCAGCAGCTCCCGGACCACCCGCGGGTTGGCCCTCCCGCCCGAAGCCTGCAGGACCTGGCCGATCAGAAAACCGATGGCCCTCCCCTGGCCGCGGCGGATATCCCGGACGGCGGCCGGATGATGGGACAGGACCTGGTCCACGAGGGCCGCCAGGCGCCCGGCATCGGACTCCTGCCGCAGGGCACCGGTGTTAACGAGCGATTCGGGCGCTTCCTCCGACTCGAACATCCCGAGCAGCACCTCCCGTGCGGCTCCCGAATGAATCTCCCCCCGCGAAAGCATCCCGAGCAGCGCCGCCAGCCGCCCGGGATCGACCGGCGACCGGCCCGGGTCGAGCTTCCTCTCCCTGAGCGCGGGCAGGAGCTGGGTGGCCATCCAGTGCAGGGCCATGCGCGGGGCGACCCCTTCCCTCACCAGGGCCTCGAAATACTCCGCTACCTCCGTCTCGGCGCACAGGAAGCGCGCCTCCTCGACCGAAAATCCGCAGGCGGCCGCCATGCGCGCGGCCCGCGCATCGGGCATTTCCGGAAGCCTCGCCCGCATCCGCGCGATCCATTCGGGGGAGAGCTCGATGACGGGGACCGAGGGATCGGGCACGCAGGGCCCCTCGAACTTGCCCCGCATCGGGAGGGTGGCCTTCCGGTCCGGGTCCCAGAGGCGCGTGTGCAGCACCACCTCCTCCCCGGCTTCCACCGCGGCGCGCTGGCGGGCGATCTCGAAGGCGATGGCGTCCCCCACGTGCCGGACGGAGTTCATATTCTTGACCTCCACCTTGGTGTTCAACACGGCGGAGCCCCGCGGGCGGATCGAGATATTGGCGTCGACGCGCATGGTGCCGTTGTCCATGCTGCAGTCGGAGGCCCCGGCGCAGCGCACCCGGGTGCGCAGCGTCTTCAGGAACTCCATCGCCTCGGAGGGGGAACGGAAGTCCGGCTCGGTGACGATTTCCACCAGCGGCGCCCCGGCGCGGTTGAAGTCGACAAGGCCGACGGGGGTGCGCCCCTCCGTGTCATGCACCAGACGGGCGACATCCTCCTCCATGTGGATATGGTGGATGCGGAGCGTTTTCCGCCCCCCCCGCCCGTCCTCGATTTCGACCCCGCCCCCGCGGGAAAGGGGGAGGTGGGCCTGTGACAGCTGGTACCCCTTGGGCAGGTCGGGGTAGTAGTACACCTTCTGGTCGAACGCGCTCCTGGGCTGCAGTTCTCCCCCCAGCCCCAGGGAAACGAGGGCCGCCTTCTCGAGCGCCGCGCGGCCGAGCCTCGGCGCCGCGCCCGGAAGCCAGAGGCAGGTGGGGCAGATGTTCCGGTTCGGTTCGTCGCCGGGACGGTTGGGACAGTCGCAGAACATCTTCGTGGCGCAATTGAGCTCCACGTGAATTTCCAGGCCGATGACGGCTTCGAATTCCATCACTCCCTCCCGCGCAGATTCAGAAGCCGCTCCCCCGCTTCCAGCACCCGCGCGTCCCCGCGCCGGGCGCCCGCCAGCTGAATTCCCGCCCCCCCCCGCTCACCGGCGGGAAGGCAGAGGACCGGTTGACCGGTCACGTTGGCGAACATCGACAGGTTGAACGACGCCAGGACTTCCCCGAGACGGCCGGCGCGCGGCGCCGCGCCGGGAGCGGGAAGAACGAGGAGGTCCGCCT
Encoded here:
- the gatB gene encoding Asp-tRNA(Asn)/Glu-tRNA(Gln) amidotransferase subunit GatB — encoded protein: MEFEAVIGLEIHVELNCATKMFCDCPNRPGDEPNRNICPTCLWLPGAAPRLGRAALEKAALVSLGLGGELQPRSAFDQKVYYYPDLPKGYQLSQAHLPLSRGGGVEIEDGRGGRKTLRIHHIHMEEDVARLVHDTEGRTPVGLVDFNRAGAPLVEIVTEPDFRSPSEAMEFLKTLRTRVRCAGASDCSMDNGTMRVDANISIRPRGSAVLNTKVEVKNMNSVRHVGDAIAFEIARQRAAVEAGEEVVLHTRLWDPDRKATLPMRGKFEGPCVPDPSVPVIELSPEWIARMRARLPEMPDARAARMAAACGFSVEEARFLCAETEVAEYFEALVREGVAPRMALHWMATQLLPALRERKLDPGRSPVDPGRLAALLGMLSRGEIHSGAAREVLLGMFESEEAPESLVNTGALRQESDAGRLAALVDQVLSHHPAAVRDIRRGQGRAIGFLIGQVLQASGGRANPRVVRELLHQRLSSGDGPG